From Vanessa tameamea isolate UH-Manoa-2023 chromosome 26, ilVanTame1 primary haplotype, whole genome shotgun sequence, one genomic window encodes:
- the LOC113399206 gene encoding serine/threonine-protein kinase WNK1-like isoform X3, with the protein MDNMASNVSLRSNKRKDNLITRKQDKSPEKTIRGTRGAYRGIPSTSKRDEEAEAGSTERLDRPKKFISQNKSNYGLGKRPDFSLKNRNVHLASSRYGQMTSGLHHQISQPSHHLESTVLPAKEKTVHGKEKTFKVVVGGEVGVMKTPVLGPRPYNALAIIHTQQSNTFDMLNSLTTSVASQPVVGVAVGGYRRRSSGQGTLCDPELDDSGNKLVARLEDDAFISEQDLEENIEIAAATEKGAPIIPHPPADASGQEQPQEPQNGLVYDPIYELNKLDDKDKEKEEDEEEPIGVSPCGRFFKYDKEVGRGSFKTVYHGLDTQTGVAVAWCELLEKKLNKTERLRFREEADMLKKLQHPNIVRFYNYWEGTVAKKKNIVLITELMVSGTLKTYLRRFKRINPKVLKSWCRQILKGLNFLHSRTPPIIHRDLKCDNIFITGTTGSVKIGDLGLATLKNRSFAKSVIGTPEFMAPEMYEEHYDESVDVYAFGMCMLEMATGEYPYSECSGPAQIYKKVVSGVKPQSLEKVTIPEVKDIIESCIKPNKADRPKVKDLLNHEFFGEDIGLRLEIVGRDLVTSSDITKIQFRLKIIDPKKRSYTHKENEAIQFEFDMQHDDCEEVAKDMAKAGLIMEEDARIVFKLLKSQLISLNRERSEKKAQMLFNQELINEQNMQQQLLLEQQLRQVKMIQNQQQSGPVDQVKAGLLNGVGPQPTLASVQLDQQSQLLQAQQQLLQHQFQQHLNNEEKAMKLFQHNLMQARMSPSLTGDQQILQQQQLLQQQQFLEQNLKQQVMMEQNLLNQQMLEQTVTNQVLMEQQAQQALFEPQQNTLQPNLLNQQLVANEINNQNQALQQQIIQQQQNIIAHQAAAIQQKQLEEQFTAQENIITGPQTNLVSNQALDPSLQNLQNILAQIIHRPDTLQSRKDSESEQMQQQQFLQQQQAQQQHQQQQQQQQQQQQQQQQQQQQQQQQQQQQQQQQQQQQQQQQHQQQQQQQQQQQQQQQHPQQLQQQIINQQAENELQKNALQEQESMQQKQNIMNIQMQQSAGQSMNFQQNQQFMHPNLLTAVDPTILAQQQQVAQAQHQVAQAQQQLNMQKQMLAQQQLVLQQQLITHQQMQMPGQTLSPQHIRNLQQQQYLAQQELQLQTQQNIIDQQNLALLAQKQQLMGQQQQKVEEILRAQRPIYTRQGSEQSQISTTEVHDHQQPVVSEQYHQQKPLLQPQMSMDQMQYQNQQYVEKQLQKQPSEEQPYHPQVQPMQGQSLPHNMMMQNFSLMQQNERQISSHEGTPVQNFTANPLQMYQQSQPVQTMSNIAYSSVETSIPSTVPTTIPQNPPVTQYQQVDTVPTSNASSVPSSIPASMPTQVPQEVKPQNQVHDTVPQQLSIQAEEAFMPNGCHKEQFHTPMTEFPSGATHAEAIRQPELSSVEEKQVETQQQDGTAVPSPITSEKKSRGSKKRSREKEKFPRLTLLTISDDNTVVECLLESKSKTVTFKFHVPDVNPEELANNLVANNLLPEWQSGAFTELIGDIVRELRDPALARAPGRLRLNIDKTDYDSETTERDENLTDSNQDNSECTTPTASQDSIALAELADEAEPPTPVAGLPPAPPLAGPPVGPAACLPTVDALARKISTASSIGSNQSDGGSVADRSGSMESNGEKKSQKPTRKISRFLVSPVVDRGEDVPEEKVDRTSAESDKPVEAPKVAEVTKEPPREPQVNGLPEPEPAPAPVSQPVPVPQPEAVPVTQPEPPAPVATQMTQAIPSDKFVPTHQYPLPTQLSHAPQAVTDHRALDMKQMLSESAGGAIVQTSVQPNVTSTIPQNLQSTIPQNFPFPSTINSTLFNGTLQPNLTNLTTPLQIATDTPLLGLSQVGTPMGVGGELGLNIGLGQVAPGLADPMGLSRLQLTQSSLTPTPGVSDSLANAENIQRMLLKQNIINQQQNLSGPNLLGLLNQPQFPQPELSLHNNLLTNAQPGPMCRLPYAPPRYYQPMLATANELIAQQQALQNSGQLNQPMSQLGLGLGLGAPLQPALAQNLGLQQNIGLATQNLALNQNIMGQNLGQNLGLAGQNLGLSGQNLMGGQNLGLGGQGLGLSGQNLSLMGQNLGHLVAQRAVHSALARRAADIDIGLANVNSTGSSQPSTPNKSQSYSEYMLTLQNKLASISNSGPVSPQSPLEYSPALSPTHKQMHSIPGHKRDAADGGAEGGAEGGESAEGGEAAGSHAERLAHLDHELSKISLHYKHAQPKDAYSEHGADINDAAVENYHEERVPGARFQLSRAAALRGYALCRLLPADAAHGKDKLDLSQSQFVGEGGLDELSCDNTSLCEDAGEASADADADAGADTDADADADADVDCDTYVLTDRTRARRYVLDDALAERRHVILDPAPPLSDSRPSPGEAVETAEAGEFERSYLVLDTLRDMTCTVIDRTLALEDDACFARFTERRHRDEAPASVGLSVSEEFARWRSAAPPEPPPALPGVPAAPGAPTARRRLLRDLPAADLMADLYVDDALTDRAQCRQLVLMSVRPRS; encoded by the exons GAAGAGAATATCGAGATAGCAGCGGCCACGGAGAAGGGCGCCCCCATCATCCCGCACCCCCCCGCCGACGCCAGCGGGCAGGAGCAGCCGCAGGAGCCGCAGAACG GGTTAGTTTATGATCCTATCTACGAGCTGAACAAGCTGGATGATAAGGACAAGGAGAAAGAGGAGGATGAGGAGGAACCCATTGGAGTGTCTCCGTGTGGCAG GTTCTTCAAGTACGACAAGGAGGTGGGTCGCGGCTCGTTCAAGACGGTGTACCACGGCCTCGACACGCAGACCGGCGTCGCCGTCGCCTGGTGCGAGCTGCTG GAGAAAAAATTGAACAAAACGGAACGTCTCCGGTTTCGCGAGGAGGCCGACATGCTTAAGAAGCTGCAGCACCCGAACATCGTCCGCTTCTATAACTACTGGGAGGGGACCGTTGCTAAGAAGAAGAATATAGTCCTAATCACTGAGCTCATGGTCTCCGGAACACTCAAGAc GTATCTGCGACGTTTCAAACGTATTAACCCCAAAGTTCTCAAGTCGTGGTGCCGCCAGATACTGAAGGGACTCAACTTCCTACATTCAAGAACACCGCCTATTATACATAG agATCTGAAATGCGACAACATTTTCATAACGGGTACAACGGGCAGCGTTAAGATCGGTGACCTCGGTCTCGCCACACTTAAAAACAGGAGCTTCGCCAAGTCTGTTATTG GCACGCCGGAGTTCATGGCGCCGGAGATGTACGAGGAGCACTACGACGAGTCCGTGGACGTGTACGCGTTCGGCATGTGCATGTTGGAGATGGCGACCGGCGAGTACCCCTACAGCGAGTGCAGCGGACCCGCGCAGATATACAAGAAGGTGGTCTCG ggtgTTAAGCCTCAAAGCTTAGAGAAAGTCACAATACCGGAAGTGAAGGACATCATCGAGTCGTGTATTAAACCTAACAAAGCCGACAG GCCGAAAGTGAAAGATCTGCTTAACCACGAGTTCTTCGGCGAGGACATCGGACTCCGGCTAGAGATCGTGGGGCGGGATCTCGTCACTTCATCAGACATAACCAAGATACAGTTCCGGTTGAAGATCATCGATCCAAAGAAACG GTCGTACACACACAAGGAGAACGAAGCGATCCAGTTCGAGTTCGACATGCAGCACGACGACTGCGAGGAGGTCGCCAAGGACATGGCCAAGGCCGGCCTCATCATGGAGGAGGACGCCAGGATCGTCTTCAAACTCCTCAAGTCGCAGCTCATCAGCCTCAACCG cgAGAGGAGTGAGAAGAAAGCTCAGATGCTGTTTAACCAGGAGTTGATTAATGAACAGAATATGCAGCAGCAATTACTTTTGGAGCAACAGTTGAGACAG GTTAAAATGATCCAGAACCAACAACAATCAGGTCCAGTGGATCAAGTGAAGGCTGGTCTGCTAAATGGCGTTGGTCCACAGCCGACTCTGGCATCCGTACA GCTAGATCAACAATCTCAACTGCTGCAGGCTCAACAACAGCTACTACAACATCAGTTTCAGCAGCATCTTAATAATGAAGAAAAAGCCATGAAATTGTTTCAGCATAATCTAATGCAGGCACGTATGTCACCTTCTCTCACGGGCGATCAGCAAATCTTGCAACAGCAGCAGCTTCTTCAGCAGCAGCAGTTTCTAGAACAAAATCTCAAACAACAGGTGATGATGGAACAGAATCTCCTTAATCAGCAGATGTTAGAACAAACGGTAACCAACCAAGTTTTGATGGAACAACAGGCTCAGCAAGCTCTTTTCGAACCGCAGCAAAATACACTACAACCGAATTTATTAAATCAGCAGTTAGTagcaaatgaaattaataatcagAATCAAGCGCTGCAGCAGCAAATAATACAGcagcaacaaaatattatcGCTCATCAGGCAGCGGCGATTCAACAAAAACAGTTGGAGGAGCAATTTACGGCCcaggaaaatataattactggACCTCAAACGAATCTCGTTTCGAATCAAGCATTAGACCCATCCTTACAAAACttgcaaaatattttagctCAGATTATACACAGGCCGGACACGTTGCAGTCAAGAAAAGACTCCGAGTCAGAACAAATGCAACAGCAACAATTTTTGCAGCAGCAGCAGGCACAACAGCAACATCAGCAGCAACAACAACAGCAGCAACAacagcaacaacaacaacagcaacaacaacagcagcagcagcagcaacaacaacaacaacaacagcagcagcagcagcaacaacaacagcagcaacatcaacaacaacaacagcagcagcaacaacagcaacaacaacaacaacatccGCAGCAACTACAACAACAAATTATAAATCAGCAAGCTGAAAATGAACTTCAAAAAAATGCTTTGCAAGAGCAGGAATCCATGCAACAGAAGcagaatataatgaatatacaaATGCAACAATCAGCTGGTCAAAGTATGAATTTTCAGCAAAATCAACAGTTTATGCATCCAAACTTGTTAACGGCTGTGGATCCTACTATTCTCGCGCAACAGCAGCAAGTAGCACAAGCTCAACATCAAGTAGCTCAAGCTCAACAACAATTAAATATGCAAAAGCAAATGTTAGCACAGCAGCAACTCGTACTTCAGCAACAATTAATAACTCACCAACAGATGCAAATGCCAGGACAAACTCTTTCGCCACAGCATATACGAAACTTgcaacaacaacaatatttagctCAACAGGAGTTACAATTGCAAACCCAACAGAATATAATAGATCAGCAAAATTTAGCGTTGTTGGCTCAAAAACAGCAACTAATGGGGCAGCAGCAGCAGAAAGTGGAGGAGATATTAAGAGCACAACGGCCAATATACACACGTCAAGGATCAGAGCAAAGCCAAATAAGCACAACGGAGGTTCACGATCATCAGCAACCTGTAGTTTCCGAACAATATCATCAGCAAAAACCACTTCTCCAACCTCAGATGTCGATGGATCAAATGCAGTATCAGAATCAACAATATGTAGAAAAACAGTTACAAAAACAACCGTCCGAAGAGCAACCTTACCATCCTCAAGTGCAACCAATGCAGGGCCAATCGCTTCCTCATAATATGATGATGCAAAATTTCAGCTTAATGCAGCAGAACGAGAGGCAGATATCTAGTCATGAAGGCACACCTGTGCAAAATTTTACTGCCAATCCTCTGCAAATGTACCAACAGAGTCAGCCTGTGCAAACTATGTCGAACATTGCATATAGTTCCGTGGAAACATCCATACCGTCTACAGTTCCTACAACAATACCTCAAAATCCTCCTGTGACACAATATCAGCAGGTGGATACTGTGCCGACGTCGAATGCTTCATCGGTACCATCGTCAATTCCAGCCTCTATGCCTACCCAGGTGCCTCAAGAAGTCAAACCTCAAAATCAAGTCCACGATACGGTGCCTCAGCAACTAAGCATTCAAGCCGAAGAAGCTTTTATGCCAAATGGTTGTCATAAAGAACAGTTCCACACCCCGATGACAGAGTTCCCTTCGGGTGCGACACATGCTGAGGCTATACGGCAGCCTGAACTAAGCTCCGTTGAAGAAAAACAAGTGGAAACCCAACAACAGGATG GCACAGCGGTACCGTCTCCCATAACGAGCGAAAAGAAAAGTCGTGGTTCCAAGAAGCGTTCTCGAGAGAAAGAGAAGTTTCCTCGTCTCACGTTACTGACGATAAGCGACGATAACACGGTGGTCGAATGCCTGCTCGAGTCGAAGTCGAAGACCGTAACCTTCAAGTTCCACGTGCCAGATGTCAACCCTGAAGAACTCGCCAATAATCTT GTGGCGAACAACCTGCTGCCCGAGTGGCAGAGCGGCGCCTTCACCGAGCTCATCGGCGACATCGTGCGCGAGCTGCGCGACCCCGCGCTGGCCCGCGCGCCCGGCCGCCTGCGCCTCAACATCGACAAG ACGGATTACGACTCCGAGACGACCGAGCGCGACGAAAATCTAACTGATTCCAATCAGGACAACTCCGAGTGCACCACACCCACCGCGTCGCAGGACAGCATCGCGCTGGCCGAGCTGGCGGACGAGGCCGAGCCGCCCACGCCGGTCGCCGGCCTGCCTCCCGCCCCGCCTCTCGCCGGGCCCCCCGTGGGGCCTGCCGCCTGCCTGCCGACCGTCGACGCGCTGGCGCGGAAGATCAGCACCGCCTCGTCTATAG GTTCTAATCAGTCGGATGGAGGATCGGTAGCGGATCGGTCCGGTAGTATGGAATCGAACGGCGAGAAGAAATCCCAAAAACCCACTCGAAAGATTTCGAGATTTCTAGTCAGTCCCGTCGTAGACCGCGGCGAGGATGTCCCGGAGGAAAAAGTCGACCGGACGTCCGCCGAGTCGGATAAACCGGTAGAGGCTCCAAAAGTAGCCGAAGTCACCAAAGAACCGCCCCGCGAGCCACAAGTGAACGGTCTCCCGGAACCGGAGCCGGCACCGGCGCCTGTTTCGCAACCGGTGCCCGTTCCACAACCGGAAGCCGTACCAGTCACGCAGCCGGAACCGCCCGCACCGGTGGCGACGCAGATGACTCAAGCCATTCCTTCAGATAAATTCGTTCCTACGCATCAGTATCCTCTGCCGACGCAACTGTCGCACGCGCCACAGGCCGTCACCGACCACCGGGCGCTGGACATGAAGCAGATGCTGAGCGAGTCGGCGGGCGGGGCCATCGTACAGACGTCAGTGCAACCGAACGTCACGTCTACAATACCGCAAAATCTCCAGTCGACGATACCGCAAAATTTCCCTTTTCCGAGCACGATTAATTCTACCTTATTTAATGGTACATTACAACCAAATCTTACAAACTTAACGACTCCATTACAAATAGCAACTGATACGCCGCTGCTCGGGCTGAGCCAAGTCGGAACGCCTATGGGTGTGGGTGGAGAGTTGGGACTGAATATAGGTCTGGGGCAAGTGGCGCCGGGGCTCGCTGATCCGATGGGGCTCAGCAGGCTGCAACTGACGCAATCCTCATTGACCCCAACCCCGGGGGTTTCCGACTCGCTAGCGAATGCAGAGAATATTCAGAGGATGTTGCTTAAGcagaatataataaa cCAACAGCAGAATCTCTCAGGACCGAATCTACTGGGTCTTCTCAACCAGCCGCAGTTCCCCCAACCGGAGCTCTCGCTGCATAACAACCTGCTGACTAACGCGCAACCTG GCCCCATGTGTCGCCTGCCCTACGCCCCGCCGCGCTACTACCAGCCCATGCTGGCCACCGCTAACGAACTCATAG CTCAGCAGCAAGCCTTGCAAAATTCGGGTCAGCTTAACCAGCCGATGTCGCAGTTGGGCTTGGGCTTGGGTCTGGGCGCTCCGCTGCAGCCCGCCCTGGCACAGAACCTCGGTCTCCAACAGAACATAGGCCTCGCCACGCAGAACCTCGCACTCAATCAGAACATTATGGGACAGAATCTTGGACAGAATTTAG GTCTAGCCGGTCAAAATCTAGGTTTAAGCGGTCAGAATCTCATGGGCGGTCAGAACCTCGGACTCGGTGGTCAGGGGCTGGGGCTGAGCGGCCAAAACCTGTCGCTGATGGGACAGAACCTCGGACATCTCGTGGCCCAGCGAGCCGTGCACAGCGCACTCGCGCGCAGAGCCGCCGACATCGACATCG GGCTGGCGAACGTGAACTCGACGGGCTCGTCGCAGCCGAGCACGCCCAACAAGAGTCAGTCCTACAGCGAGTACATGCTCACGCTGCAGAACAAACTCGCCTCCATCTCTAACAGC ggTCCAGTTTCTCCACAATCTCCTCTAGAATATAGTCCTGCGTTATCGCCAACACACAAACAGATGCATTCAATTCCAGGacataag CGAGATGCAGCCGACGGAGGCGCAGAGGGCGGCGCGGAGGGCGGCGAGAGCGCGGAGGGCGGCGAGGCGGCCGGCTCGCACGCCGAGCGGCTGGCGCACCTCGATCACGAGCTCAGCAAGATCAGTCTGCACTACAAGCACGCGCAGCCCAAG GACGCGTACAGCGAGCACGGTGCGGACATCAACGACGCCGCCGTTGAGAATTACCATGAgg AGCGCGTGCCGGGCGCGCGCTTCCAGCTGTCGCGCGCCGCCGCGCTGCGCGGGTACGCGCTGTGCCGCCTGCTGCCCGCCGACGCCGCGCACG GCAAAGATAAACTGGACCTATCTCAGAGTCAATTCGTCGGAGAGGGGGGGCTGGACGAGTTGTCGTGCGACAACACGTCGCTGTGCGAGGACGCGGGCGAGGCGTCGGCGGACGCGGACGCGGACGCGGGAGCGGACACGGACGCGGACGCGGACGCGGATGCCGACGTCGACTGCGACACGTACGTGCTGACGGACCGTACGCGCGCGCGCCGCTACGTGCTGGACGACGCGCTGGCGGAGCGCCGACACGTCATCCTGGACCCCGCGCCGCCCCTG agcgATTCGAGGCCGAGCCCCGGCGAGGCAGTCGAGACGGCCGAAGCAGGCGAGTTCGAACGTAGCTACCTGGTCCTGGACACGCTGCGGGATATGACCTGCACGGTCATCGACCGCACGCTGGCTTTAGAGGACGATGCCTGCTTCGCGCGCTTTACGGAAAGGAGGCATCGCGACGAGGCGCCGGCCAGCGTTGGACTCTCCGTGAGCGAAGAGTTCGCGCGCTGGCGAAGTGCCGCACCTCCCGAGCCCCCTCCCGCGCTCCCTGGGGTCCCCGCGGCTCCCGGGGCCCCCACTGCGCGTCGCCGGCTGCTTCGCGACCTGCCCGCCGCCGACCTGATGGCCGACCTCTACGTCGACGACGCGCTCACCGACAGAG CGCAGTGCCGGCAGCTGGTGCTGATGTCGGTGCGGCCGCGCTCATGA